In the genome of Massilibacillus massiliensis, one region contains:
- a CDS encoding transketolase, translating to MENVDFLERKAMQLREDILRMTTKAGIGHVTSSFSCTELLVSLYYSGLINYNNKDCKWTGRDYFIYSKGHANPILYCILADLGFFPKRDLELFAQAGGKLGVLLKADVPGAEIISGSLGHGLGIAAGVAEALKLNKKENMVYCMIGDAECREGSIWESAMHIGYRKLTNLVTIVDRNQLGAVHFTEREAGIESLDEKWDAFGFDVKRVNGHSFPEILAAIGNPKVEKREKPLLIIADTVKGKGVSFIENEPFMHGCAVKEKELSRAIEEVRRGLKI from the coding sequence ATGGAAAATGTAGATTTTTTAGAGCGAAAGGCAATGCAATTACGTGAAGATATTTTACGTATGACAACAAAAGCAGGAATTGGACATGTAACATCATCGTTTTCTTGTACAGAGTTATTGGTAAGTTTGTATTACTCAGGATTAATTAACTATAATAATAAAGATTGCAAATGGACAGGACGCGATTATTTTATTTATAGTAAAGGACATGCTAATCCAATTCTTTATTGTATTTTGGCTGATTTGGGATTTTTCCCAAAAAGAGATTTAGAATTATTTGCACAGGCTGGTGGTAAGTTAGGAGTTTTATTAAAAGCAGATGTGCCAGGGGCTGAAATTATCTCTGGGTCTTTAGGACATGGTTTAGGTATTGCAGCAGGTGTTGCAGAAGCATTAAAATTAAATAAAAAAGAAAATATGGTCTATTGTATGATTGGCGATGCTGAATGCCGTGAAGGTTCTATTTGGGAATCAGCAATGCACATTGGTTATCGTAAGCTGACAAATCTGGTTACGATTGTTGATAGAAATCAACTTGGGGCAGTGCATTTCACAGAACGTGAAGCAGGAATTGAATCATTAGATGAGAAATGGGACGCATTTGGATTTGATGTGAAACGAGTCAATGGGCATAGTTTTCCTGAAATATTAGCAGCAATAGGAAATCCTAAAGTTGAAAAGAGAGAAAAACCTTTACTTATTATCGCAGATACTGTCAAGGGTAAAGGGGTATCTTTTATTGAAAATGAGCCATTTATGCATGGGTGTGCAGTAAAAGAAAAAGAGTTATCAAGAGCGATAGAAGAAGTTCGTAGGGGGTTAAAAATATGA
- a CDS encoding nucleotidyltransferase family protein yields the protein MEAIILAGGLGTRLREAVQDLPKPLAPVNGKPFLEYILDNLCEQGIEKVILAVNYKREQIQTYFKNNYKGMAIEYSIEEEPLFTGGAIKKALSYCKEENVFVLNGDTYFEIDLSKMYQFHCSKQADLTIAKKMMCDCARYGTIECQDDRILEFHEKYKKSRGYINGGLYLMKKTLLDGIEKKKFSFEKEVLQDYMQNFNLYAYESVGYFIDIGIPEDYWKAQNDFLGLLSGK from the coding sequence ATGGAAGCTATTATTTTGGCGGGCGGATTGGGTACAAGATTGCGAGAAGCTGTTCAGGATTTACCAAAGCCTTTGGCACCTGTAAATGGAAAGCCTTTTTTAGAATATATTCTTGATAATTTATGCGAGCAGGGAATTGAAAAAGTTATCTTAGCAGTAAATTATAAAAGAGAACAGATACAAACATATTTTAAAAACAATTACAAGGGAATGGCAATTGAGTATTCGATTGAGGAAGAACCTCTATTTACAGGTGGTGCTATTAAGAAAGCTTTGTCATACTGCAAAGAGGAAAATGTTTTTGTTTTAAATGGGGATACATATTTTGAAATAGATTTGTCTAAAATGTATCAATTTCATTGTTCAAAACAGGCTGATCTTACAATTGCAAAAAAGATGATGTGCGATTGCGCTCGTTATGGAACAATTGAATGTCAGGATGATAGGATTCTTGAATTTCATGAGAAATACAAGAAATCAAGAGGATATATTAATGGTGGATTATATTTGATGAAAAAAACCTTGTTAGATGGAATTGAGAAAAAGAAATTTTCTTTTGAAAAAGAAGTTTTACAAGATTATATGCAAAATTTTAATTTGTATGCCTATGAGAGTGTAGGGTATTTTATCGATATAGGAATTCCAGAGGATTACTGGAAGGCACAGAATGATTTTTTAGGTCTATTAAGTGGAAAGTGA
- a CDS encoding GHMP family kinase ATP-binding protein — MIITQTPYRISFFGGGTDYMPHYIKYGGCALSTTIDKYCYLNVRKLPPFFDHGSHIVYSKVENVNAYDEIQHPVVRESMRYLKLEKLSILHDGDLPARAGLGTSSAFTVGLLNALHALRGEYVDKMALAKEAIYMEHDVLKENVGVQDQIAVAMGGLNCLKFTADDFQVEPLVILPERKKLLNDHLMLFFTGIHRVASDVAGEQVKNTPKKTQELLEMASMVEVAKNILATNVNIADFGRLLHESWLLKRSLTNKISNSSIDSIYDTALKNGAIGGKLLGAGGGGFILLFVPPENQAIIKKSLSKFLYVPFAFEDFGSRVLYYKS, encoded by the coding sequence ATGATTATAACACAGACACCATATCGTATTTCGTTCTTTGGCGGCGGCACTGATTATATGCCACATTATATCAAATATGGTGGTTGTGCATTATCGACTACAATAGATAAGTATTGCTATCTAAATGTAAGAAAGCTGCCACCCTTCTTTGATCATGGGTCTCATATTGTATATTCAAAAGTAGAAAATGTGAATGCATATGATGAAATACAGCATCCAGTTGTTAGGGAAAGTATGCGTTACTTGAAATTGGAGAAATTATCAATACTGCATGATGGTGATTTGCCTGCAAGGGCTGGACTGGGGACAAGTTCGGCTTTTACGGTTGGACTATTAAATGCATTACATGCTCTACGAGGCGAGTATGTTGATAAGATGGCTTTAGCAAAAGAAGCTATTTATATGGAACATGATGTTTTAAAAGAAAATGTTGGTGTTCAAGATCAGATCGCTGTAGCAATGGGGGGCTTAAATTGCTTAAAGTTCACCGCCGATGATTTTCAAGTAGAGCCACTTGTGATTTTACCAGAGAGAAAGAAACTATTAAATGATCACCTTATGTTGTTTTTTACAGGAATTCACCGTGTTGCAAGTGATGTTGCTGGGGAACAAGTGAAGAATACACCGAAAAAAACACAAGAATTATTAGAAATGGCTTCTATGGTAGAAGTCGCTAAAAATATTTTAGCGACAAATGTAAATATTGCTGATTTTGGACGATTATTACATGAAAGCTGGTTATTGAAACGTTCTTTAACGAATAAAATTTCTAATAGTAGTATTGATAGTATTTATGATACGGCATTAAAGAATGGGGCTATAGGCGGGAAACTTTTAGGTGCTGGTGGTGGTGGTTTTATATTACTGTTTGTTCCACCGGAAAATCAGGCGATAATTAAAAAATCGTTAAGTAAATTTTTATATGTACCATTTGCTTTTGAAGACTTTGGTAGTAGAGTGCTATATTATAAATCGTGA
- a CDS encoding D-sedoheptulose-7-phosphate isomerase: protein MNKMVKSFYNDLFIRYPELEILKESVHEIYLLLCHCYKNQGKILICGNGGSASDAEHMTAELMKGFLLPRNLDSVDLSKFAQQDERDLGMKLQQGLSAISLNSQMALLTAIMNDVGAEMIFAQQVFVYGHKDDVFIGFSTSGNSQNIINAVKIAKIKGMKTVVFTGENGGRLKSMSDYVLSVPADAVYKIQDYHLPIYHTLCAMLEKGFFGK from the coding sequence GTGAATAAAATGGTGAAAAGTTTTTATAATGATCTTTTTATAAGATATCCAGAGTTGGAAATACTTAAAGAGTCGGTACATGAAATTTATTTATTGTTATGCCATTGTTATAAGAATCAAGGGAAAATATTGATTTGTGGAAATGGCGGCAGTGCTTCGGATGCTGAGCATATGACTGCGGAATTAATGAAGGGTTTTTTACTGCCGCGCAATTTGGATTCAGTTGATTTATCGAAATTTGCCCAACAAGATGAACGAGATTTGGGTATGAAATTACAGCAGGGCTTATCAGCAATTTCGTTAAATTCCCAGATGGCATTGCTGACAGCTATTATGAATGATGTTGGTGCAGAAATGATATTTGCACAGCAAGTATTTGTTTATGGACATAAGGATGATGTATTTATTGGATTTAGTACTTCTGGCAATTCGCAGAATATCATAAATGCTGTTAAAATAGCGAAAATTAAAGGTATGAAGACTGTTGTTTTTACAGGGGAAAATGGTGGTAGGCTAAAAAGTATGTCTGATTATGTGTTGTCTGTTCCAGCGGATGCTGTTTACAAAATTCAGGATTATCATTTGCCCATTTATCATACATTATGTGCTATGTTAGAAAAGGGATTTTTTGGAAAATAA
- a CDS encoding B12-binding domain-containing radical SAM protein produces the protein MDLLLIRPNDQKAIYGDLTQIAACEPPFWAATIAGFVRQKNFSVKIIDAETYNLSPDEVADKVKEINPLLVQIIVTGTNLSASTWKMEGAGLLANSIKKVYDGKVAMWGLHPAALPEQTLSEENIDFVIKGEGFNSVCTLLDELKQNKTEFDIPGIYYYTKSGEKKGNPSIDLQQDLSSMPMAAWDLVPMERYKAHNWQCFGDVQSVGNYAVIATSLGCPFNCEFCAVSALFGKKCVRYQSPEKVIEEIDHLVKNHGVHYIKILDECFVLNKKHVNVICDLLIERNYDLNIWAYARVDTVDEILLQKLSKAGFKWLAYGIESASEKSLKDVSKGQYTLEQTKKVVKMTQKSGIYVNANYIFGLPEDNFASMWQTLAFAIELNTEWVNLYTTMAYPGSKLYHEAIENKVSLPKSWRGYSQYSYECMPLNSNYLSSGEILSFRDYAFDVYFKNPRYLDKINKMFGEKTLNDIIKMTSSLLKRGYSQFK, from the coding sequence ATGGATTTATTATTAATTCGTCCGAATGATCAGAAAGCAATCTATGGAGACTTAACCCAAATAGCAGCTTGTGAGCCTCCTTTTTGGGCAGCGACAATTGCGGGATTTGTAAGACAGAAAAATTTTAGTGTGAAAATTATAGATGCAGAAACTTATAATTTATCACCAGATGAGGTTGCCGATAAAGTAAAAGAAATCAATCCATTATTGGTGCAAATTATTGTTACTGGTACGAATTTATCAGCATCGACTTGGAAAATGGAAGGTGCAGGACTCCTTGCCAATAGCATCAAAAAAGTTTACGATGGCAAAGTGGCTATGTGGGGATTACATCCGGCCGCATTACCAGAGCAAACTTTAAGCGAAGAAAATATAGATTTTGTTATAAAAGGGGAAGGCTTTAATTCTGTTTGTACGTTATTAGATGAATTAAAGCAAAATAAAACAGAATTTGATATACCAGGGATTTATTATTATACAAAGAGCGGAGAGAAAAAAGGAAATCCTTCTATTGATCTTCAACAAGATTTATCAAGTATGCCAATGGCAGCATGGGATTTGGTACCGATGGAACGGTATAAGGCGCATAATTGGCAATGTTTTGGTGATGTTCAAAGCGTAGGGAACTATGCTGTTATAGCTACTTCATTAGGGTGTCCATTTAATTGCGAATTTTGCGCTGTTTCAGCCTTGTTTGGGAAAAAGTGTGTTAGATATCAATCGCCAGAAAAGGTAATTGAAGAAATTGATCACTTGGTAAAAAATCATGGTGTGCATTATATAAAGATACTAGATGAATGTTTTGTATTAAACAAAAAACATGTAAATGTAATTTGTGATTTGTTAATAGAGCGAAATTATGATTTAAATATTTGGGCATATGCAAGAGTTGACACTGTAGACGAAATACTTCTACAGAAATTATCTAAAGCTGGTTTTAAATGGTTAGCATATGGAATTGAGTCAGCAAGTGAAAAATCTTTAAAGGATGTTTCAAAAGGACAATATACTTTAGAACAAACGAAAAAGGTAGTTAAAATGACACAAAAATCGGGTATTTATGTCAATGCAAATTATATTTTTGGTTTGCCCGAAGATAATTTTGCTTCTATGTGGCAGACTTTAGCATTTGCAATAGAATTAAATACTGAATGGGTAAATTTATATACAACCATGGCTTATCCTGGATCAAAACTTTATCATGAGGCTATTGAAAATAAGGTGTCATTACCGAAATCATGGAGAGGCTATTCTCAGTATTCTTATGAGTGTATGCCGTTAAATTCTAATTATTTATCGTCAGGAGAAATTTTGAGCTTTAGAGATTATGCGTTCGATGTATATTTTAAAAATCCAAGATATTTAGACAAAATAAATAAAATGTTTGGTGAGAAAACTTTGAATGATATTATTAAAATGACTAGTAGTTTATTAAAACGTGGTTATAGTCAATTTAAATAG
- a CDS encoding IS110 family RNA-guided transposase — MKKIDYLSTLFVGIDIESRINVVSALDFHQDYFIKMQPVPNSLDGAQLLESMIVDVLANNHQFKFLIIAMESTSFYGVHIANYLSASDKLAPFSVHVYCLNPKEVKNYKKSFNDLGKNDGIDSFVIADYARVGRISIKPWRGSQYLALQRLSRHRLHITECIAREKTYMLNNIFLKFSEYALLHKDEHPFSNKYSATAEAILTEFTTNEDLVNSSVEQLVAFVNSKSRGRIVDPDETAKLLQAAARNSYRLDKCLYEPLTISIASSFNCISSFEKELNAIDKAILQTVQGLNPNEYTVLNSIPGIGKVYSAGILAELGSIKAFQNSNALAKYCGIVWNDNQSGEFEAEDKRMSKSGNRYLRYYIIEATGSVIRNCPEYKSFYNKKYVETRNHQHKRALALTSRKFLRMLFGLLDKNQLYSPEKSR, encoded by the coding sequence GTGAAGAAAATCGATTACCTATCAACGCTTTTTGTTGGGATTGATATTGAATCCCGTATTAATGTTGTTTCTGCACTTGATTTCCATCAGGACTATTTCATAAAGATGCAACCGGTTCCTAATTCTCTTGATGGCGCACAACTTCTTGAATCAATGATTGTTGATGTTTTAGCTAATAACCACCAGTTCAAGTTCCTCATTATCGCTATGGAGTCTACCAGTTTTTATGGTGTTCATATCGCCAACTATCTTTCTGCCAGTGATAAACTTGCTCCTTTCTCTGTACATGTTTATTGCCTTAATCCAAAGGAAGTTAAAAACTATAAAAAATCTTTTAACGACTTAGGTAAGAATGATGGTATTGATTCTTTCGTTATTGCTGATTATGCTCGGGTTGGACGTATTTCTATTAAACCCTGGCGCGGTTCCCAGTATTTAGCTCTTCAGCGTCTTTCTAGACATCGTTTACATATCACCGAATGTATTGCTCGAGAGAAAACATACATGTTAAATAACATCTTTCTGAAATTCAGTGAGTATGCTTTGCTCCATAAAGACGAACATCCTTTTTCAAACAAATATAGTGCTACTGCTGAAGCTATTTTGACTGAATTTACAACCAATGAAGATCTTGTAAATTCATCTGTCGAACAACTCGTTGCTTTCGTCAACTCCAAAAGTCGCGGTCGCATTGTTGATCCTGATGAAACTGCTAAGCTTCTTCAAGCTGCTGCCCGTAATTCATACAGGCTGGATAAATGTCTTTACGAACCATTAACCATTTCTATTGCTTCTTCTTTTAACTGCATCAGTTCTTTTGAAAAAGAACTCAATGCGATTGATAAAGCCATACTTCAAACTGTTCAAGGCTTAAACCCCAATGAGTATACAGTTCTAAATTCCATCCCTGGAATTGGTAAAGTCTACTCTGCTGGTATCCTTGCCGAACTCGGCTCTATTAAAGCTTTTCAAAATTCTAATGCTCTTGCCAAATACTGTGGTATTGTCTGGAATGATAACCAGTCTGGTGAATTTGAAGCAGAAGATAAAAGGATGAGTAAGTCGGGAAACCGTTACCTGCGCTACTACATCATCGAAGCTACTGGCAGTGTCATAAGGAACTGTCCTGAATACAAAAGTTTCTATAATAAAAAATATGTTGAAACTAGAAATCATCAACATAAAAGAGCACTCGCGTTGACTTCCCGTAAATTTTTACGTATGCTTTTTGGCCTGCTGGACAAAAACCAACTCTACTCTCCGGAAAAGAGTAGGTAA
- a CDS encoding NAD-dependent epimerase/dehydratase family protein, with protein sequence MKVLVTGAAGYIGSVLVPELLKKGHEVVALDNFMFKQNSLLECCHNLKFKMVRGDVRNLELVKELVQDVDYIFPLACFTGFPLSKQDPIGATTVTRDAVEGMLKMLKPNQRIIYPNTNSGYGVGDGEASCTEESPLRPVSLYGKLKVETEQMIRERGNCVVFRLATVFGASPRMRMDLLVNDFVYRAYQDRSIVLFESSFKRNYVHIRDVVGAFLFAMDNFEQMKDEVYNLGLDEANYTKMELCQEIKKQLSQLNIFEARIGEDPDKRDYIVSNEKLLKAGYKAKVTIAEGIKELLNAYQIVHKSEYYNA encoded by the coding sequence ATGAAAGTTTTAGTAACAGGAGCGGCAGGATATATTGGTTCGGTACTAGTACCTGAATTATTGAAAAAAGGTCATGAAGTAGTAGCTTTAGACAATTTTATGTTTAAACAAAATTCTTTACTTGAATGCTGTCATAATCTGAAATTTAAAATGGTTCGTGGCGATGTTCGTAATTTAGAATTAGTTAAAGAATTAGTACAAGATGTAGATTATATTTTTCCATTGGCTTGTTTTACTGGTTTTCCTTTATCGAAACAAGATCCTATAGGAGCGACTACAGTTACACGGGATGCTGTGGAAGGTATGCTAAAAATGTTAAAGCCAAATCAAAGAATTATTTATCCAAATACAAACTCTGGATATGGCGTTGGTGATGGCGAAGCTTCTTGTACAGAAGAGAGCCCGCTCCGACCTGTATCTTTATATGGTAAATTAAAAGTTGAAACAGAACAGATGATTCGTGAACGTGGAAATTGTGTTGTATTCCGTTTAGCAACAGTATTTGGTGCGAGCCCAAGAATGAGAATGGACTTACTAGTAAATGATTTTGTTTATCGTGCATATCAAGATCGATCTATTGTATTATTTGAGTCTAGTTTTAAACGTAATTATGTACATATTCGTGATGTTGTAGGTGCTTTTTTATTTGCGATGGATAATTTTGAGCAAATGAAAGATGAAGTTTATAATTTAGGATTAGATGAAGCAAATTATACGAAAATGGAGCTTTGTCAGGAAATCAAAAAGCAACTTTCACAGCTAAATATTTTTGAAGCCAGAATAGGTGAAGATCCTGATAAACGTGATTATATTGTAAGTAATGAAAAATTATTAAAAGCAGGATATAAAGCGAAAGTTACAATTGCCGAAGGCATCAAGGAGCTGTTGAACGCTTATCAGATTGTACATAAGAGCGAATATTATAATGCGTAG
- a CDS encoding transketolase family protein, with protein sequence MKKQAMRDAFFDKLYELAKNDKDIVVVSADLGAPALDKFRLDFPEQFINVGISEQNAILVATGLALAGKKPIAYAITQFITLRCYEQIRIYPCGMNLPVTIVGVGAGACYSESGPTHHCIEDLSIMRALPNIKILNSSDSFLADKFAELAVDGNGPKFIRLDREIFDNLHGEKINIDDGFSELKSLTKINILATGNMVKTALDVANTLSKQSINVGVVDIFQLPVKEESLIRLLKESKGVVTLEEHSLAGGFGSYILEILNDAEVNIKVKRIGFDTSNGYEHCYNYGGREAIRGEFGMDFVNIIEKVRKLATAF encoded by the coding sequence ATGAAAAAACAAGCAATGCGAGATGCTTTTTTTGATAAATTATACGAACTTGCAAAGAATGATAAAGATATTGTTGTTGTTTCCGCTGACTTGGGAGCTCCAGCTTTAGATAAGTTTCGGCTTGACTTTCCTGAGCAGTTTATCAATGTTGGAATTTCTGAACAAAATGCAATTTTAGTTGCTACAGGATTGGCTCTTGCAGGTAAAAAACCGATTGCGTATGCAATTACACAATTTATAACATTACGTTGTTATGAGCAAATTCGTATTTATCCATGTGGAATGAATTTACCAGTAACTATTGTAGGCGTTGGGGCTGGAGCTTGTTACAGTGAATCTGGCCCCACACATCATTGCATTGAAGATCTTTCGATTATGAGGGCATTGCCAAATATTAAGATATTAAATTCTTCAGATTCATTTTTGGCGGATAAATTTGCTGAACTAGCAGTTGATGGAAATGGACCCAAATTTATTCGATTGGACAGAGAAATTTTTGATAATTTGCATGGGGAGAAAATAAACATCGATGATGGATTTTCTGAATTAAAAAGTTTGACTAAAATAAATATTTTAGCAACTGGCAATATGGTAAAAACAGCACTAGATGTTGCTAATACTTTGAGTAAACAAAGTATTAATGTTGGGGTTGTTGATATCTTTCAATTACCAGTAAAAGAAGAAAGTTTGATTCGTTTATTAAAGGAATCAAAAGGCGTTGTGACTTTAGAAGAGCATAGTTTAGCAGGCGGATTTGGCAGTTATATTTTAGAGATCTTAAATGATGCTGAGGTAAATATCAAGGTGAAGCGAATTGGATTTGATACCTCCAATGGTTATGAACATTGTTATAATTATGGGGGACGCGAAGCCATTCGAGGTGAGTTTGGTATGGATTTTGTAAATATCATAGAAAAGGTGAGAAAATTAGCGACAGCCTTTTGA
- a CDS encoding DegT/DnrJ/EryC1/StrS family aminotransferase → MKLCSKIFVLDIENMIGKAIVRVLTKNGYQNILAPNSEALDLLNSAEVFEYYIKNKPDYVFCFAGPHGGIAVNQEKPAEFISQNLMVQHNVIHGAYLHGVKRLIFLTGSCVYPKECQQPMQESSFMTGMMEKTSVAYSTATTAGVEMCCAYNRQYGTEFIPVVMPNYYGIEDDFSENGHVLANIMIKMHNAHEQSKDNVTLFGTGNPKRQFMFVDDLADGAIYLMQHAKNFELTNLAGGNEFSIAELAEKLKKVIGYQGNILFDPEKPDGTMRKLLDNTKMTELGWKSQTDFSDGLQKTYEWFLQNSDTIQCENRVEVIEEKTIEKALDIPLMSNNIIRKDVHCLIDFLRNHDIFTQNKYVCEFEKQWSEWLGVKYSVFVNSGSSANFITMAIIKELYGAGEIIVPAITWASDFASVITAGHQPVVVDVNLHNLSMAEDKMLEAITPKTKAVFLTHVLGFNGLSQRMLDELERRNIILVEDVCESHGATFNNKKLGTFGLVSNFSFYYAHHMSTIEGGVICTNDERIYQYARMFRSHGMVRESNNEELKAKYQKEYPGVHPEFTFCVPGYNMRSTELNAVIGLSQLGRLDANNEIRYRNFKMFLDNLDAEKYYTDFDIEGSVNYAFILILRYADDLLFERVCNKLREEKVEFRRGTAGGGNEARQPFIQRACPGLDASSFKNAEHIHCYSMYIGNYPELEEEKILKLCAILNKL, encoded by the coding sequence ATGAAGTTGTGTTCTAAAATTTTTGTTTTAGATATTGAAAATATGATCGGTAAAGCTATTGTCAGAGTGTTAACTAAAAATGGTTACCAAAATATTCTTGCACCGAATAGTGAAGCGCTTGATTTATTAAATAGTGCAGAGGTTTTTGAGTATTACATAAAAAATAAGCCGGATTATGTATTTTGTTTTGCTGGACCGCATGGTGGAATTGCCGTAAATCAAGAAAAACCGGCAGAATTTATTTCACAAAATTTGATGGTTCAACATAATGTTATTCATGGTGCATATCTGCATGGAGTAAAAAGACTGATTTTTTTAACGGGTTCTTGCGTATATCCAAAAGAGTGCCAGCAGCCTATGCAAGAATCCTCATTTATGACTGGAATGATGGAAAAAACGAGTGTTGCATATTCAACAGCGACAACAGCTGGGGTTGAAATGTGCTGTGCTTATAATAGACAATATGGGACTGAGTTTATACCAGTAGTCATGCCAAATTATTATGGCATAGAGGATGATTTTAGTGAAAATGGCCATGTGTTGGCTAATATTATGATAAAAATGCATAATGCACATGAACAAAGTAAAGATAATGTAACTTTATTTGGGACAGGCAATCCGAAACGACAGTTTATGTTTGTGGATGATCTTGCAGATGGCGCTATATATCTGATGCAACATGCGAAAAATTTTGAATTAACTAATTTAGCAGGTGGAAATGAATTTTCTATTGCAGAATTAGCAGAAAAATTAAAAAAAGTCATAGGTTATCAGGGAAATATTTTATTTGATCCGGAAAAGCCAGACGGTACAATGAGAAAATTGTTAGATAATACAAAGATGACGGAGTTAGGCTGGAAAAGTCAGACTGATTTTTCTGATGGTTTACAAAAAACTTATGAATGGTTTTTGCAAAATAGCGATACAATACAGTGTGAAAATCGTGTAGAAGTAATAGAAGAAAAGACAATAGAAAAAGCTCTAGATATTCCATTAATGAGTAATAACATAATTCGTAAAGATGTGCATTGTCTAATTGATTTTTTGCGAAATCATGATATATTTACCCAGAATAAATATGTATGTGAATTTGAAAAACAATGGAGTGAATGGTTGGGTGTTAAATATAGCGTATTTGTAAATTCTGGTTCATCTGCAAATTTTATTACAATGGCAATTATCAAAGAACTATATGGTGCAGGTGAAATTATTGTACCGGCGATTACGTGGGCGAGTGATTTTGCAAGTGTAATAACAGCAGGACATCAACCAGTCGTAGTTGATGTAAATTTACATAATCTTTCTATGGCAGAAGATAAGATGTTAGAAGCTATTACACCAAAGACGAAAGCTGTATTTTTAACGCATGTATTAGGTTTTAATGGCTTAAGCCAGAGAATGTTAGATGAGCTAGAAAGACGTAATATTATTTTAGTGGAAGATGTATGTGAATCACATGGTGCTACATTTAATAATAAAAAATTAGGAACATTTGGTTTGGTGTCTAATTTCTCTTTTTACTATGCACATCATATGAGTACAATTGAAGGTGGAGTAATTTGTACAAATGATGAACGGATTTATCAATATGCACGTATGTTTAGAAGTCATGGGATGGTACGTGAAAGTAATAATGAAGAATTAAAAGCAAAATACCAAAAAGAGTATCCAGGGGTACACCCTGAGTTTACTTTTTGTGTACCGGGCTATAATATGCGGAGTACAGAATTAAATGCCGTGATTGGTCTTAGTCAATTAGGTAGATTAGATGCCAATAATGAAATCCGGTATAGAAATTTTAAAATGTTTTTAGATAATTTAGATGCGGAGAAATATTATACGGATTTTGATATTGAAGGCAGCGTAAATTATGCGTTTATTTTAATTTTAAGATATGCAGATGATTTGTTATTTGAAAGAGTTTGTAATAAATTGCGTGAAGAAAAAGTTGAATTTAGACGGGGAACTGCTGGCGGTGGTAACGAAGCAAGGCAGCCATTTATTCAGAGAGCATGTCCTGGTTTAGATGCATCTAGTTTTAAAAATGCAGAGCATATCCATTGTTATAGTATGTATATTGGCAATTATCCTGAACTAGAAGAAGAGAAAATTTTAAAATTATGTGCTATATTAAATAAGTTGTAA